In a genomic window of Candidatus Margulisiibacteriota bacterium:
- the map gene encoding type I methionyl aminopeptidase, with translation MAEDQVILKSEYEIMKMAEAGKYNALFFQELGQYIQPGLNTMDLENFACAFCDKHGLFPTFKSEPRYHWALCVSINEEVVHGIPSKQKIIQDGDIVSVDIGVTLDGYVGDSCYTYMVGNVSPQAKKLCTAARTALDKAIKVIRPGATIGDIGHAIQSHVEPLGFSVVREYVGHGVGTQMHEPPSVPHYGQAGKGLVLQEGMVIAVEPMINAGGWETEVLKDRWTVVTKDRQLSAQYEHTIAVVKGGSRVLTAA, from the coding sequence GTGGCAGAAGATCAGGTAATCCTCAAATCCGAATACGAAATAATGAAAATGGCCGAAGCCGGCAAATACAACGCTTTGTTTTTTCAGGAACTCGGTCAGTATATTCAGCCCGGATTAAACACTATGGATCTGGAAAATTTTGCCTGCGCGTTTTGCGACAAGCACGGCCTCTTCCCGACTTTTAAGTCCGAGCCGCGTTATCACTGGGCATTGTGCGTATCGATCAACGAAGAAGTTGTGCACGGCATTCCTTCAAAACAAAAAATTATTCAAGACGGCGATATTGTCAGCGTGGATATTGGCGTAACGCTGGACGGTTATGTCGGCGACAGTTGTTATACTTATATGGTCGGCAATGTTTCGCCGCAGGCCAAAAAGTTGTGTACCGCCGCGCGCACGGCTCTGGATAAAGCGATCAAAGTCATTCGGCCAGGCGCGACGATCGGCGATATCGGCCACGCGATACAGTCGCATGTCGAGCCGCTGGGTTTTTCTGTCGTGCGCGAATATGTCGGGCACGGCGTCGGGACGCAAATGCATGAGCCTCCATCCGTGCCGCATTATGGTCAGGCCGGCAAGGGACTGGTTTTACAGGAAGGTATGGTCATTGCCGTCGAGCCGATGATCAACGCCGGAGGCTGGGAAACCGAAGTTCTGAAAGACCGCTGGACTGTCGTGACCAAAGACCGCCAGCTTTCCGCGCAATACGAACACACTATTGCCGTCGTCAAAGGCGGCAGCCGCGTGCTGACGGCGGCCTAG